In Plasmodium coatneyi strain Hackeri chromosome 8, complete sequence, the genomic stretch TCTTATGATGTGTTAATGCTATTCTACACTTTCCATTATTTAAATCCCACAACCTTATCATTTTATCTTGAGACCCCGACACAACCTGTGGTTCAACAGATTGCGAACACAGAGACATAATAGTCCCCGTATGGCCTGataatacaaaaatggaGCTCTTTGTTCTAATGTCCCAAACTCTCACTACGGCATCACGACCCCCACTCATGAGCACATCTAACGACGGGTGTAACGATAAACAGTACACACCTGACAGATGTCCATGATAATCTCTTATCACTTTATTGTATTCTAAATCCCAACATTTTACTCTGTTATCTTCCCCACAACTGAATAGATAAGGATTTctctttgaaatttttatatcaCGTATACTATTTATATGGCCAGTTAAggttaattttaatttacacGTTGCTAAATCCCAGATTTTAATTAACCTGTCATTTGCACCAGTTGCAAACCATTCGTTGCTTATGTCCACGTCGACACAGTTTACCCACCCTGAATGACCTAAAATTACTCTGTATAATTTGTATGGAAAGTGCCACTTgggtttttttatttttttataaatatccAACGTTTTTATGTTCTTCAGCGCATCACTACTTAGTACACTGTCGTCCGACTTTTTTATAATCGGTCCACTGTGTACTTCATTTCTTGGCTGATTTACAAAGGGTAAAATGCtattcttttcattattatttttggcCAACTCTCCCGTCTGATTGGTTATCAGGCTTTCCTTCATGTAGTTTAAATCATGTCCTATATCGTCCTGCGTAACTGTGTCATCATTTATAATGCTACTTATGatggaagattttttttttttcttctttctttcctttcccctttgtgcatcatccttttcaattttttttaaatataattttttaacagaAGAATATTCATCCAATTCTTTCATGTTTATATTCACTTTTATGgacgttaatttttttataacattttCTCTCAAGTTTTGTTTTCTTGAATTCAGTTCATTTTCCTTGTACATTTCTTCTTGACTCTTGGTGGTTGTCCCATCTGAAATTGCCAAGGTGgatatttcttttaaatcCTTTATTCTCTTATCCTCATCCTGCTCCACCTTAGCAATTCTTTCATTTATGTTCGTGTCATATGCAAGGAGGCTATAATTAAACGGCGTTAGTATGTCATTTCCCACGAACATGTTCTTTGACAAGCATAAGCTCTTCCTTAGCAtgtttgtttccctttcgtTTTCCTTAACATTTTCAATTTCGTTGTCATTACCACTACCATTGTGATCTGTTCCCTGTTCGGCGTCTAGAGaagcatttttcatttctatcctttaaaataaattatattatttttcaggGTGGAAGACGACTTCGTTCTGCTGCATCACAAATTAATGACGCTGTTATCAATCGAAATGGTAACAAGATCGAGTAGTACTCTGCTTCCTCTTCTATCGAAAAAAACTAAGCGGGTGATTTACATCCCACTGCCATTCAATATTACAATGTGGGGAGTCATGTCAACCGTAGAACTTCACATTCAGCATGACGTCGACTGAGCGCAACCTATAACAAACGCGCAACACAGTTTTAACAGAGAATAACTTCACCAACATGGTACGCCATGTAATGAAGCAAACCCACGTAAATGTAAAACAATcatatatgttaaaaaaacatggcgcccttattttttttttcacaaaatatATGGCATTTTAATGTACATCAGatgataataaaaaagggcacCTTGACATATAGTACGTGCGGCATATTGCCTTTTCCTGGTCCAGTGGAACAGCAGCGAAGGCAGCAAAATGCAGAAGCCCACGCGAACGGTGTatttaaaagtgaaaattaaGGAAAGGCCAAATGtgaaacgtaaaaaataaaaaagttctTTCAATtcatatgaacaaaatgtttttcctttccgaGAAAGAGAAACCTTTAAGATTTATTTgctattatttttccatctttCGAAATTAACCTGAGATTACcttataaaaattgtaaaaatatcCAAAGATGGGCAGCAAAATGAGtggtacaaaaaatataaaagaaagaaatcgTCTCTTATGCTACAATAAGCATAATTATGTTGCGTTGCCAGTGGAATCCCCACGAAATTTACGTGATTGTGTAAAATATGTGATTATACAAATCAACACCGCGTGATATTCTTTACTGAAAAAGGAACTACAGAAAAATGTCCcacttttttacaaaaccGTTGCTAAACTCATACAGTAAAATTTTtgactttttaaaattatgcTACTACTAAAGGGGCAAATGGAAAGAGCAGATCCAAAGGTGAAAGCTTTTCTATATaatatgtaagaaaaaacTAGTCGCACACTTTGTGTAcaattgcaaaaattgtgGACAGTTACCTCTAAATAGATAAAATAGACGAGGCAGCATTTATGCTACGGCCTAATGCGCCGAACGAACATGTGAGAAGGTGTTACATTGCAATTTAAAATCGgaaatttgttccatttttctaaATAGCTAAAAATGCCTTTTCGTCGTaatcgaaaaaggaaagaaagaaaaaaggcaacGTTGGGAATGTTTAACCTGTGTTTACAGTAAAATGTAGGAAGCGTACGTAGCCTTTTAAAAAGTCAAGCGTAACCGTGGAAATTCTCAACTAAACCTCTAGCAGTTTGTTAGTCACAATGCAGCACACACTTCTGTGAAACGTGCACCTTACTtacgttatatatatacataaatatttttgtatgctTTTACGGAGCTACAAAGGACcttaaaatgaatacataggatttcacacaattaaaaaatttcccccctttcgtACCTTTGCCAAATAATTCTTTAGAGTTCTGGTTTGGGCAATTCCGTTCGATGCgcataatttaaaaagcaCGGGAGAGCGTCTAAACCGCACTCATTTAGTTGCGTTAGGTGAGCCGAAAGGTGGCACAAAGCAGGTACACCTACCTTTATGAATTCGTGTttgcatacacacattcctAATTGAACTTACATTTAAATTTCTATTTACATGCGTACACGAGCACACGTCCTTTTGTGCTTATCTTACCCGTAAAAGTAACTTTACAATTCTTTCATAACCAGTTACGCGCCATAAAAAGGTGCATGCACGTACACGCTGCTGTGAAAATCGATTGAGATACACACTTAGGCAGTTAAGAGTCCGTTCGACCATTTTGTCAATTAAATACCCACACTTTTGCTGTTGCTTTTTCGTAAGCCAACAtctcttcatattttttagaCTCATTCCTTCGCcagtatgtatatgtatataagctAATTGTTACAATATGAGCATCCATAtgccacatttttttaaaaacaattttaacTGGAAATTTTATGCATATGAGCAAACAGCATACGTACACATACAAGTGCTGACGCTTTACTCGTGAACAGTAAAAGGGGCCGAAACTTTTCAGTTCCGCGAAAAATGCAATTCTGCCTATGTCCCACGCAACACACGCCCTGCGGTtggtaattaaaaaaacaaaggaaaacaagCCTTAAATGAATAGCCGGCAAACATTTGAGAAATATACATACGACGAGGGAGGCACAAAATTGTATGTGCGAAATTATTACTCGAACGCAACAATTTTAtgagcttttttttcccgctacatatacatgtacatatacgtacGTTAATAATGTATAAGCTTTTTTGTCCctgctgaatttttttttgtaaaattgaaaaaaatcattttaaatttacttCTTGTACGCTTCTCTTTTATTAAAGTcgtataatataatttatatacattatatatatcattTGCTTTCCATTTaacccatttttatttttttttttcataaagtacctttttttttcctccctacTGTTTTATTCCATACATGCGAATGCGGTTTGCCAAGCCAAAACATAAATTTGTGCTTATCATTCCAAGTACAGAAAAATAACAGCTTATCCGTTTGTTTTATACATCCAATTGACAgcttattttaaaatgtttcggaaatttaggaaaaagtgaaggcCTTATTTGAGGATAATATTGCGCCTTTTTGTACAATATAAATCTGCTCTGGGAGTATGAAagcccttatttttttttatttcatttcggaaaaaatataaaaataaagttggCAAGAAAGGAAAACTTTTAATAAGGCACATACATTTAATCACATTTCTACCAGCACAGTTAACATTATATAGTTAACGTAATGCATatgaatttacaaaaatgcctttttaatttttttcccaaatgcAAATCAACGCAAACAAATTTCCACGGAGTACGCCCAACCTATGCCAAATTGTAATAAAAAGCAAGCCAATTCCCCCAAGTATAGATAAAATATAGTaataacatatataacatattCTACTCATATTTACGTACAAAGGGGGATAATATTTCTGTGAATAGAAGTAATAAATGAAGGTAGATAAAATCTTACCATGGattgtgaaaaggaaaaaaaaattgatgtcATTTGTCAAATTtgagaattaaaaaaaatcatgaaTAAATGTGGTTATATCTTGCATTTTAATTGATCAACGGGAATTGAGAAGAAGACAAACGATTAATGGTTTCTCCATTTAATTGTTTACATTGagaacacaaaaaatgaacgtaCCAGTTTTATGCAAACCATGTGATCTTCCATTAGCATTttcagaaaataaaaaaaaaagttttttttttcttaacaatttatatgtattcagTGTGTTTGCGTGAGACTGCTAACTTTATTTCatcgtttaatttttcattttgatgAAATATCTATTTGTACAATTCCAGAGATATGCTCtacgtatgcatatatgtatatatatacatatatatgtttatatacatatacgaaGTGTCAATAGAACACTTTAACTCCCATGCCCTGACCCATTACgtacaatttttcatttgctccattttcccccccacaaTAGCGTTCCATTTTACAATCTATTGTCGACGAATGAAAAGAACTGTGTAAGACTGcttatgcatttttattagCCCCTTTTGTTACATCTGTTAAagcattatattattgttgAATGACCACGTGCCCATATTTTCGTGGCCAAGTGTTCCTCGCGAATATTCGTTACATCACACGCCTGAATAATGAGGAGACTAcgtaatacattttttccattgaaAATTTAGTggactatatatatacccccCGAATGGGAAACCAAATTTCGTTATTTCCAATTCATTTATTGTACTGCTCTGCCAAAATGATTTAAGCGCCACTTGTCTtatatcattattttttttttatccgtTCGTTAATATTATCATGGTACAATCGTTGTGATCACAGAAAATTGGACGCTCTTCTCTACTTTTGAAAGTGCCTCCATAGCATATGACGAAAGTATATGCTCTAAGAATGTGCATACATGCGATCCTGCCCTCGTGCATGTGTTCCATACGTTCACCACATATATCTATCCGTAgcaataattatattttatgctgctaaatatatgcaaaatttttcaaaagaaaatttaaggaaaaggagcagaaaattacatatttatatctttttttttcgtgcctCCACATGCCCCACGAACGAATAACAGTTCGTTTGTAAAAATAGCTTAAAAGCTCTTCTACATTTAATTTGTAGAACTGTAGTGTGAGGTGGATCAAGACGATCCAAACTGTAACCCCCCACCCTTCTATTTAACCCTTTCTAAAATACGCGTGCACAGTGGTATATACgtaatatacacatgcataatTGCGTATACGTGTGCATGTGTTGaactgaaggaaagggaagagagAAACGAAAGGGACATTCAAACAACAGATACTCATCCAGATATTTCCGAAACAATGAGTTACAGTGATTCAAGGTCCCAATCTAACAGCTGCAGTAGCCAAGATGCAACGTCGGGGAAACTACAATACACAGAAAGTGACGATGAGGGAAGTGACGAATATTGCAAGGGTGGATACCACCCTGTGAAGATTaatgaaatatataacaatCGGTATAGAATAGAAGGGAAATTAGGGTGGGGTCATTTTTCAACCGTTTGGGTTGCTACAGACTTAAAAAGTAAACCATTAAAATTTGTTGCCATAAAAATTCAGAAAGGGTCCGAATCATTTGGAGAGTCAGCCAAATgtgaaataaattatttaaaaacaGTTAAGGCAAATTCTTTCGACTCCTCATGggtagaaataaaagaacatCAAAGGGAAAGGCTCTTTCATTATAATATGACAAAGGGAGTCGTTTCCTTTATTGATAGCTTTGAGCATAAAGGACCGAATGGTACCCACGTCTGTATGGTGTTTGAATTTATGGGACCCAATTTATTATCCCTCATTAAGCATTATGATTATAAGGGGATCCCATTAAACTTAGTTCGAAAAATTGCCACACATGTCCTAATAGGGCTGCAGTATTTACACGATGTTTGTAAAATTATACATAGTGATATAAAGCCGGAAAACGTTTTGGTATCTCCCCTGTTGAATATTCCCAGACCAAAGGACTACAGCAAAGATGATCATACGCAAAATGGCCttcataaaaaggaagaaaaggaagcaacACAGGGGGGGGATAGTGACCATTCAGACAATACCGACAATGATGAAGACGGGGAGGAGGATGACCAGTCATCGTGCCTGAGCGAGGTGAAAGATAAACACGAATGGGACAATGTAGACTTtaacaaattaacaaaacaggaaaagaaaaaattaaaaagaaaaaaaaaaaaattcttaaaaaaggaacgattAAAAGTGGAAGCACAGAAGAGAGAGGAGCAAATCGGTGATCAGGTGACTGTAGGAAATTCACTCCAAAATGGAAATCACGACAAACAGAGCAACGCCAAAACGCAAGTTGATAAATTAACCTTGGATAACGCGCCATCAAACGATAACAGCCattttaagaaggaagataacGAACATTACAACAGTGAAATTCAGATGAATGCAGAACATGTGTTAAAGGATGAAGAATTGAACAGCGGCAACATCAACAATGTGGATAGTCATACTCTAGTAAATCCATACTTCTCCCTCAGTGGCATGAAGAGCGGTACCTCCTCAAAGGAAGCACTAACCTGTAATAGCAAATGCACACCCGGAGataatgataaaaatggtgaacaaaataatgTAAAGAACGAACATAACCTTGACGGGAACAACTGTTCCAATTCGAACCCGCAGATGTTAGATGCGAATAACCCAGCTTGCACAGCGAACGCCCACGCAGAGGatgaacaaaaggaaaatgcaccCAATGTGGGAGACTCCaaattaagtaaaaaaaaaacgactaATGAACCTCCATATGTTAAACATAGACTTAGGCCCTCCAACTCGGATCCATCCCTCGTCACCAGTTACAACAACATACATGCCCTCCAGGAATCGCTGATGAGGAGGCCCTACcattataataattattttttgtataatcCGGAAAAGTACGGAGATGACAGGTGTTCGCTATTTTTGCATCGCTTACCCAGCGACTACTTAAAGAAGAACACCTTGGAAGATAGTGATCACGATAAAGACTTGGACGACGAAAATGGTGAAAATCACCACGAAGAACAAACCCGAAAAAGTGATGCCAGTGACGGTGGAAAATCAGCAGAATTCCTAGGAAAGGATTTTAATAAAGTCCCCATCTACTGTGACATGTTCAATCATCTGATGCACCCAGAAGCCATGAAAATACACGACAAatataaagagaaaaaaaaaggaaagtatgCAAAACCGTGTAAGGATGACACACAGGAGAATAACAAAAGCGGCCATAAAGTTGTATACATCAAAACGGAGGAGGGGGACTATCGTATTAGACCCTACGATCCAACTGTTTATTACCATGAAAAGGCATGTTATAAAATCTGCGATTTAGGAAACAGTCTCTGGATTGATGAATCAAGGTATGCAGAAATACAAACAAGACAATATAGATCCCCAGAAGTAATCCTAAAAAGCGGTTTTAACGAAACTGCCGATATATGGTCCTTTGCATGTATGATATTCGAACTGGTAACTGGAgactttctttttaatccACAAAAATCAGATAGATATGATAAGAATGAGGAACACTTAAGTTTTATGATTGAAGTGTTGGGGAATATTCCAAAATATATGATCGACACAGGGTTCAATTctcataaatattttaataaaaaaacgtataaactgaaaaatataaaaaatatcaaaaggTACGGattgtacaaaatatttaaatacaAGTACAACATACCAGAGAAGGAAATTAATCCCCTGTGTAGCTTTCTACTGCCTATGCTTGCCTTGGACCCTCAGAAGAGACCATCGGCCTACACTATGCTCCAGCATCCCTGGCTCAATATGgtagaaatggaagaagaagaaatgcacATGAAAAATAGATCCTACTCCTTCAACAGCATGAGCGTCAAAAACAACGCCAATTATGAGGGACACGAATACAGTAAGGAAAATTATCACAACGAAAATTATAACGGCGCGAATCAGCACACGGATGATAGAAGCATGAATTCGTCCAACAAGCACAACAACGTGCAGGCCAATTTGAAGGGCCAGCAAAACGATGCGCTAATGGGCCAATtcgaggaagaggaagaagaggaggaagaagaagaatacaatgatgaggaagacgatGACGAGGAaactgaagaagaaatagacgatgaggaggatgaagatgacgacgaagaagaaaactaCAATAGCCAACCCGACTATACTTTTAcctacaaaaataataacaccCATAACGGAATGGAGAGCAAGGCAACCACACTCAAATACGACAATCtgtatcaaaaaaaaagtacgttagaagaaaaatcgaaatataaaaatataaacgcCGGGAATATCCCTGATTCGTCCATGAACACGCAAAATTATATGTTCCGCAATGAAAACATGCCCCACATTGCATACAATAATGCAAATAATAAAAACTTCGCGAAAAATGCGCCACCGTACCAAAACATCCAAATGAGGAATTATCACAAAATGAGTGGTCATGGATTCAACGACCAAGTCGTGAATTCAGAAGAGGATGGAGATTATCATTACTACCATGAGCACCCAGGGAAGTATAAATACgacgagggggaagaagaggaagaggttTCTATGgaagatgaggaggaggatgacgtAACGGATGAGGAATATCACCCCCAGAATGAGAAGCCAAATAAAAGTCACAGTAACAATCACAAAAGGGTTGACAGTAGTAACTACCCAAACGAAATcgatgaaaataatttctgcGATGAAGAAAGCCAAGTATATTatgaagggggggaggactCCTCCGTACACCTTACCGCAAAAGGGCAACCAAAGAAAATAGGAATTGAAGAGCAGACAGGACAAAGAGAAGTATTAATCCCCGTAAAACCAAAGGACTTTCTCAAAGTTACTATCCCAAATGAGAACGCAAAATTAAGAGGCCAACTAGCCACATCGAATAGCTCCAATTTtaatgaaaatgtaaaaatcgAATCAACCGACATAGAAGAGAATAGCACTTCGTCCAACAAATTTAGCAGCGTCGTGATGAGTAGTAGTATCGGCCAAAATGTGGACAATTTCAACAAGACCGATCAAGAGGAAAAACAGCTACTGGAAGGGAACGCACCGGGAATGGagcgaaaaaatgaaagtcaAATACTTGATGATAACCAGGATGAGGACAAGGccaataaaataaattgcaaAGTCATCAACAAAAAGCCTTTTTGTGCCTTTTCCTAAAGGGGAACATAACCAGGCTAAGGAACAATCTACAATGTACAATATATACAGTGTACAATTTGTTTAATGTGTATTTGCCAAAAAAGCGATAAATGATCTCTACCTATTATTATGCCAAACGATGGAGAGAATTATGGATGCTTTACTATAAGCACCGTCGTAACCAGAGTTGGCCGCACCtctcattattttttcccaaggTTTTCGTATCACCCCATGAACGTCCAGCGGTTTATGTCGTTTTGTAGAGGAAGATGCTTATCCCCTGTTAGGTGCACTCCCCTTGTTACCTGTTGCCAAGTGGTAGTCCAAGTGTTCGGATTCGTGCTCGTTTAGGCAAACTCATAGCAAAACCCCCCTAGACGTTTTTACTGCATAAAAGTTCACCGATTTCAAAGAGCTTATTTACCCATGCCCCGGTGCTTAGCGATCTAACTTAAAACACTGACAACCGGAATGAAGTCCACAGAACCACTTCCAGCCCATGCATAAATTACAAgcttatttttatgtacataatttttccatatCAATTTCTCCtgaataaatgtaaaaaaatgaatgcattCCCCAATAATTGCATAGCTTTTGTTTTCAGTAAAAACGCTCAATGTGCAAAATGAACCACCACACGTCAGTAGTGATAACGTTACTATGTCTCCAATATATGTTTATACGAACATGTaacatgttcatatatgtatgcgtaTAGAGGTTGTACACGACGCATGAGTGTATATCCTCGATTGAAGGTAACCCCCCACCCTCACACTCCTATTGCAAACAtcttgaaaataaaaaaaagagagaaatcGCCAAGGCATGTTTTCACATATTTGGAgattataaaatatttttctcccccactatacatatatgtacgttaGCTTCATTTATTGTATTTTCCATGCCTACTgtttttacatatttctgTTCAGAAATGTGAATCATAGAATTAAGTCAGTTTAATGTTCCCCTATTATGCATCTACAGGTGGATGCAAAAATGCACATGCGAATTGTACGTGcttatgcacatttatacatgtatgtgctccttttttttttttttttttgttctaaaaaatttaaaaactaAAATTAAATCTATAAAAATTAACTATTATGAAAAATACTTTTTTGTGCGCTTGTCCAAAGCGGAttaatacacattttttaatgtcGCTGAAATGTGCAAGCATACACAAGTTTGCCTTTTAACATAATTAGCATTTCAAAGCCTTCTCATCGCACTTGGGctatcaaaaaaaattctttttgcCTCAcgttttatttccttctctgcgttaaaatattttccctccTGCGCCAACGAGAAACGCACTTGGAGGAGTTTAAATACATACGAAGTGCTACGCCTTCCATTATTCTCGAGTCGTGTAATGTTATTCGTttcatgcctttttttttttaatcaacCATAATGGATCTTACTTTCTCTACATTCCTTTATTCACTGGGGTGTGCATTCACTCCTTCGCTTGAATTTTCCTAAATCGACCTGCACAGCATCACATAAAAGTAggcaacatatatatgatacaACTGTACATGCTGCTTGCATTCTCGTTCC encodes the following:
- a CDS encoding Regulatory protein, coding for MKNASLDAEQGTDHNGSGNDNEIENVKENERETNMLRKSLCLSKNMFVGNDILTPFNYSLLAYDTNINERIAKVEQDEDKRIKDLKEISTLAISDGTTTKSQEEMYKENELNSRKQNLRENVIKKLTSIKVNINMKELDEYSSVKKLYLKKIEKDDAQRGKERKKKKKKSSIISSIINDDTVTQDDIGHDLNYMKESLITNQTGELAKNNNEKNSILPFVNQPRNEVHSGPIIKKSDDSVLSSDALKNIKTLDIYKKIKKPKWHFPYKLYRVILGHSGWVNCVDVDISNEWFATGANDRLIKIWDLATCKLKLTLTGHINSIRDIKISKRNPYLFSCGEDNRVKCWDLEYNKVIRDYHGHLSGVYCLSLHPSLDVLMSGGRDAVVRVWDIRTKSSIFVLSGHTGTIMSLCSQSVEPQVVSGSQDKMIRLWDLNNGKCRIALTHHKKSIRSLSIHPFEYSFCSCGTDNVKVWCGADAEFDRNITGFNSIINCSLIKQDSYFSDSSILILGSNNGQLHFYDWSSGYKYDTLSNKVVPGTVECENSTLAMAFDKSESRLITTHGDKSIKIWRENEDATPENFPIKWNPYESFKF
- a CDS encoding Protein kinase domain-containing protein, with the protein product MSYSDSRSQSNSCSSQDATSGKLQYTESDDEGSDEYCKGGYHPVKINEIYNNRYRIEGKLGWGHFSTVWVATDLKSKPLKFVAIKIQKGSESFGESAKCEINYLKTVKANSFDSSWVEIKEHQRERLFHYNMTKGVVSFIDSFEHKGPNGTHVCMVFEFMGPNLLSLIKHYDYKGIPLNLVRKIATHVLIGLQYLHDVCKIIHSDIKPENVLVSPLLNIPRPKDYSKDDHTQNGLHKKEEKEATQGGDSDHSDNTDNDEDGEEDDQSSCLSEVKDKHEWDNVDFNKLTKQEKKKLKRKKKKFLKKERLKVEAQKREEQIGDQVTVGNSLQNGNHDKQSNAKTQVDKLTLDNAPSNDNSHFKKEDNEHYNSEIQMNAEHVLKDEELNSGNINNVDSHTLVNPYFSLSGMKSGTSSKEALTCNSKCTPGDNDKNGEQNNVKNEHNLDGNNCSNSNPQMLDANNPACTANAHAEDEQKENAPNVGDSKLSKKKTTNEPPYVKHRLRPSNSDPSLVTSYNNIHALQESLMRRPYHYNNYFLYNPEKYGDDRCSLFLHRLPSDYLKKNTLEDSDHDKDLDDENGENHHEEQTRKSDASDGGKSAEFLGKDFNKVPIYCDMFNHLMHPEAMKIHDKYKEKKKGKYAKPCKDDTQENNKSGHKVVYIKTEEGDYRIRPYDPTVYYHEKACYKICDLGNSLWIDESRYAEIQTRQYRSPEVILKSGFNETADIWSFACMIFELVTGDFLFNPQKSDRYDKNEEHLSFMIEVLGNIPKYMIDTGFNSHKYFNKKTYKLKNIKNIKRYGLYKIFKYKYNIPEKEINPLCSFLLPMLALDPQKRPSAYTMLQHPWLNMVEMEEEEMHMKNRSYSFNSMSVKNNANYEGHEYSKENYHNENYNGANQHTDDRSMNSSNKHNNVQANLKGQQNDALMGQFEEEEEEEEEEEYNDEEDDDEETEEEIDDEEDEDDDEEENYNSQPDYTFTYKNNNTHNGMESKATTLKYDNLYQKKSTLEEKSKYKNINAGNIPDSSMNTQNYMFRNENMPHIAYNNANNKNFAKNAPPYQNIQMRNYHKMSGHGFNDQVVNSEEDGDYHYYHEHPGKYKYDEGEEEEEVSMEDEEEDDVTDEEYHPQNEKPNKSHSNNHKRVDSSNYPNEIDENNFCDEESQVYYEGGEDSSVHLTAKGQPKKIGIEEQTGQREVLIPVKPKDFLKVTIPNENAKLRGQLATSNSSNFNENVKIESTDIEENSTSSNKFSSVVMSSSIGQNVDNFNKTDQEEKQLLEGNAPGMERKNESQILDDNQDEDKANKINCKVINKKPFCAFS